The following proteins are co-located in the Triticum aestivum cultivar Chinese Spring chromosome 1A, IWGSC CS RefSeq v2.1, whole genome shotgun sequence genome:
- the LOC123140702 gene encoding hexokinase-10-like — protein sequence MGGAGWLRVAAAVTCALATAMVVQRVVAWRRWLPAMAVQRDVEESFATPTERLQRVVNSLAVEMFAGLASEDASKVRMLLTCVDSLPDVSEEGIYYAVDIGGTGFRFLKVQLGAGSTIINQKIERQPVKKELMKGTSEDFFNSIASTLKNFIEREGDEGRALGFTFSFPVRQFSITSGSLIRWTKEFSIEEAIGQDVAQCLNEALERNGLNLKVNALMNNTVGTLALGHYYDEDTIAAVIIGAGTNACYIERNEAITKCQCLLTNSGQTVVNVEWGSFCPPQIPLTPYDICFHNETPNYYDQGFEKMISGMYLGEIARLVFHKMAQESDVFGTDVDGLAIPFILSTPCLAAICEDDSLDLKEVGSILEEHLKIHNVPLKTRRLVQRVCDIITQRAARLAAAGIVAILQKLGRDGTLCGTTRVRSMTGVPKRSVIAIEGGLYQEYSVFREYLNEAVLEILGEEIAATVVLKVVEEGSGLGAALIAAAYSSTRNNSI from the exons ATGGGGGGAGCGGGGTGGCTTCGGGTGGCCGCGGCGGTGACGTGCGCATTAGCGACGGCGATGGTGGTGCAGAGGGTGGTGGCCTGGAGGCGCTGGCTCCCGGCCATGGCGGTGCAGCGTGACGTCGAGGAGAGCTTCGCCACGCCCACGGAGCGGCTGCAGCGGGTCGTCAACTCCCTGGCTGTCGAGATGTTCGCTGGACTCGCGTCTGAGGACGCCAGCAAGGTCCGGATGCTGCTCACCTGCGTCGACTCGCTCCCAGATGT GAGTGAAGAAGGCATATATTACGCCGTTGATATTGGAGGAACGGGCTTTAGGTTCTTGAAAGTGCAACTTGGTGCAGGGTCTACAATCATTAATCAAAAGATCGAGCGTCAACCGGTCAAAAAAGAATTGATGAAAGGCACAAGCGAG GATTTTTTCAATTCCATTGCCTCGACACTAAAGAATTTCATTGAAAGAGAGGGGGATGAAGGAAGGGCActtggttttacattttcttttCCAGTGAGACAATTTTCCATAACCTCTGGGTCCTTAATACGATGGACTAAAGAATTTTCAATTGAAGAGGCt ATTGGGCAAGATGTTGCTCAGTGCTTAAACGAAGCACTTGAAAGGAATGGACTAAATTTGAAGGTCAATGCATTG ATGAATAATACCGTGGGCACACTAGCTTTGGGGCATTATTATGATGAGGATACAATAGCTGCGGTGATTATTGGAGCTGGCACCAATGCTTGCTATATTGAACGTAATGAGGCAATCACAAAATGCCAGTGCCTTCTTACTAACTCCGGACAAACG GTTGTAAATGTGGAATGGGGGAGTTTCTGTCCTCCGCAAATACCATTAACTCCTTATGATATATGCTTCCATAATGAGACACCTAATTACTATGACCAG GGTTTTGAGAAAATGATATCGGGTATGTATCTTGGGGAGATTGCAAGACTGGTGTTCCATAAAATGGCTCAAGAATCGGATGTATTTGGTACTGATGTTGATGGTTTAGCTATCCCTTTCATCTTAAG CACTCCATGTCTAGCTGCTATCTGTGAGGATGATTCTCTTGACTTGAAGGAAGTCGGAAGCATACTGGAAGAACATCTGAAG ATACACAATGTTCCTCTGAAGACTCGCAGACTGGTGCAGAGAGTGTGCGACATCATTACCCAAAGAGCCGCACGCCTAGCGGCAGCTGGAATTGTTGCAATACTGCAAAAACTTGGTCGTGATGGAACGCTCTGTGGGACCACGAGAGTCCGAAGTATGACGGGTGTACCAAAGAGATCAGTCATTGCAATCGAGGGCGGCCTCTACCAAGAATATTCAGTATTCAGAGAATACCTGAATGAAGCCGTGTTGGAGATCCTTGGGGAGGAGATCGCAGCCACTGTCGTTCTTAAAGTGGTGGAGGAGGGCTCCGGGTTGGGGGCTGCTCTCATCGCAGCAGCATATTCGTCGACTAGAAATAACTCCATATAA